A region of Caldicoprobacter guelmensis DNA encodes the following proteins:
- the dprA gene encoding DNA-processing protein DprA gives MEDIEDKVYWIWLSSIPGIGAKRFYYLVKRFGSPRAVWECGDEDILDACGLIGDRVAQNLITHKSMAYLEKAQKIAEDPEIEVITLIEDEYPKLLKTIYDPPPVLYCKGQPLRETPYMVSIVGSRRTSEYGRQMAERLAYDLSCAGVTVVSGLARGIDAMAHRGALRAGGYTIGVLGCGVDVVYPRENKKLFMQVQQQGTLISEYPPGTQPAAGNFPARNRIISGLSQAVLVVEAGNTSGALITVDFALEQGREVYALPGNVTSPYSSGTNQLIKEGARPITCADDILEDLGITVNKEVKRPSVTSYQLDIFEAEVYNALEDGEKQLEELAAITGFEIGKLNAILTLLEMKGIVKQLPGGKFVRQLII, from the coding sequence GTGGAGGATATTGAGGACAAGGTCTACTGGATATGGTTGTCCAGTATACCTGGCATAGGCGCTAAGCGGTTTTACTACCTCGTAAAGAGGTTTGGCAGCCCTAGGGCGGTGTGGGAGTGCGGTGATGAGGACATTTTGGATGCGTGCGGATTGATAGGGGACAGGGTGGCACAAAACCTCATAACCCACAAAAGCATGGCATACCTTGAAAAGGCCCAAAAAATTGCTGAGGACCCTGAGATTGAGGTAATAACTTTAATTGAGGATGAATATCCTAAACTTCTGAAGACAATATATGACCCTCCACCAGTGCTTTATTGCAAGGGACAACCTCTTAGGGAGACACCGTATATGGTTTCTATCGTGGGTTCAAGGAGGACTTCGGAATACGGCAGGCAAATGGCTGAAAGATTGGCTTATGACCTTTCGTGTGCTGGCGTTACTGTTGTGAGCGGCCTTGCCCGTGGCATAGATGCCATGGCGCATAGAGGCGCTTTGCGAGCCGGTGGTTATACCATCGGGGTCCTGGGGTGTGGAGTGGATGTGGTGTATCCTAGGGAAAATAAGAAGTTGTTTATGCAGGTGCAGCAACAAGGCACCTTGATAAGCGAGTATCCCCCGGGTACACAGCCTGCTGCCGGCAATTTCCCGGCAAGGAACAGGATCATAAGCGGTCTATCCCAGGCGGTGTTGGTGGTTGAAGCGGGTAATACCAGCGGAGCGCTTATCACAGTCGATTTTGCTTTGGAGCAGGGCAGGGAGGTGTATGCACTGCCTGGCAATGTTACCAGCCCTTACAGCAGTGGTACAAACCAGCTGATAAAGGAGGGAGCCAGGCCCATCACGTGTGCCGATGATATCCTGGAAGACCTCGGCATAACCGTGAATAAGGAGGTCAAGCGCCCTTCGGTTACTTCCTATCAGCTGGATATTTTTGAGGCAGAAGTATATAATGCTCTTGAGGATGGCGAAAAACAGCTTGAAGAGCTGGCAGCCATCACGGGCTTTGAGATAGGTAAACTGAACGCTATTTTGACCCTTCTGGAGATGAAGGGTATAGTAAAGCAACTGCCTGGTGGGAAGTTTGTTAGGCAGCTCATAATTTGA